Part of the Candidatus Methylomirabilis sp. genome is shown below.
CCAGGGAAACGGGTCTTTTAGGTCGAGCTTGAGGAAGGGGTAATGTTTGTCATCCTTTAGGATAATGTTGTAACGGGGCTTGTGGCTTTTAATCAGGTTACTTTCCAGGATGAGGGCCTCCAGCTCATTCGCTGTGATGATGAACTCCAGGTCGGCCACCTGCTCCAGCATGGGTCGAATCATGGGTCGATCGGGCGCGTCCGCCGCCTCAGTAAAGTAGGAGCCGACGCGCTTCCTCAGCGACAGGGCCTTGCCGATATACAGCACATGGCCTCGCCTGTCACGGAACAGATAGACGCCTGGCGCGTCCGGAAGACCCCGCACCTTTTCTTGAAGCCGATCGATTGCCTGCATGACAGCTAAAAGATGTCATAGGCGTCCGACACTGTCAAGGTGCGCCGCCGCGCAAGACCCTTGACAGTGTGATGCCGAGGGCGTAGGCTGTTGCAGAGTTCTTGCGGCTTGGCCGAGGCCGCAAACGAGAAGGCAACGATTGCAGAAAGGAGATGATGAATGGCGGGAAAGTTTCAACCGTATCGAGGGGAGAAGCGGCGAAAGGAAGTCGCGCGGAAGACTAAGCAGGAGGAGAAGCTCCGAAAGAGGCTGGAGAGGAAAGAGGGTATCTTGCCGGCCGGAGAGGGTGAACAGGAACAGGAAGAGGGTTCGCCTCCCGCCGAAGAACCATCACCCCCTCCGGGCTCGTAGTGCCTGGCGGGGTCAGCGCGTCATCGCCTCACGACACGCACCCGCTTCCGCTCTTGCCGGTCCAGCACCTTCTTGCGCAGCCGTAGACTCTTTGGTGTAACCTCCAGCAGTTCGTCTTCTGCCAGATACTCAACGCAATTGTCAAGACTCATCTGTCTCGGCGGTGACAGGCGCACCGCGATATCGGAGGTCGAAGATCGCATATTCGTCAGGTGCTTCCGCTTTGCGACATTGACCTCCAGGTCTCGCTCCTTTGCCGCCTCGCCGACGATCATCCCTTCGTATGCCTCGGTCCCTGGTCCGATGAAGAGGAGTCCGCTTCCCTCCGCACTCGCCAGGCCGTACGCCGTGGCTACCCCCGCCTCCCACGCGACCAGCGACCCACGGTCGCGCGCGCGAATTTCGCCGACCATCGGTTCATAGGCGTGAAACAGGCTGTTGAGCAGCCCGGTGCCGCGCGTCGCGGTCAGGAACGCCTGGCGAAATCCCAGCAACCCCCGCGTGGGGACCGTGAACTCATAGTGGACGAACCCCTGTTCACCCGTCCGCATATCCATCAGACGCCCTCGCCGTACCCCCAACATCTCCATCACCAATCCTGCCTGCTCCTCCGGCACCTCGATGCTGACCCGCTCGAACGGCTCCAACCGCTCCCCGCTTTGCGGATCGGTCTGAAAGATGACCTCGGGCCTCGAGACCTGCAGTTCATACCCCTCGCGCCGCATCGTCTCGATCAGGACGACCAGATGTAGCTCGCCTCGTCCGGCCACCAGGAAGCTGTCGGGGCTCTCGGTGTCATGGACCCTCAGGCTGACATTATGCTCGAGTTCCTTGAATAAGCGCTCGCGGAGGCTACGGCTCGAACTCCACCGCCCCTCCCGCCCCGCAAAGGGGCTGGTGTTCACGCTGAAGGTCATCTGCACGGTCGGCTCGTCTACCAGGAGCGGGGGAAGGGCCAGAGGGTTATCCTTGTCGGCGATCGTCTCCCCGATCCCAATCTCCCCAAGACCAGTCACCGCCACGATTTCGCCAGCCTCCGCCTCCTCGACCTCGACTCGGTCCAACCCCTGATGTACAAAGACCTGAGCTATCTTGCCGGGGTAGTAGGTTCCATCCTTCGCGATCCGGATGACTTCCTGAGCTCGGCGCAGACGGCCGGCGGACAGGCGACCGATGGCGATCCGGCCCTTATAATCATCATAAGCCAGGAGGTTGACCAGCATCTGCGTGGGACCATCCGGCTCCACCACGGGGGGAGGCAGGGAGTTGAGGATGGTTTCGAACAGGGGCTGCAGGTCAGGGGCCAGTGAGGTTGGCGTATGGCCGGCCTGTCCACGGAGGCCGTCCGTATAGACGATCGGGAAGTCCGTCTGCGCTTCTGTTGCGCCAAGATCGATGAATAGATCGAAGGTGGCGTTGGTCGCGTAGTCGACTCTGGCGTTCGCGCGGTCGATCTTGTTGACAACTACAACAACCTTATGATGGAGTTCCAGGGCCTTGCGCAGCACGAATCGGGTCTGGGGCATTGGCCCCTCCACGGCATCCACCAGCAGCAATACCCCGTCCACCATGTTCAGGACCCGCTCGACCTCACCTCCGAAGTCGGCATGCCCTGGCGTGTCCACGATGTTGATTTTCACGCCCCCATAGGTTACGGCGGTGTTCTTGGCCAGGATGGTGATGCCGCGCTCTCGCTCCAGAGGGTTGGAGTCCATGACCCGCTCGACCATCACCTGGTTGTCTCTGAAGATACGGCTCTGCTTCAGCATGGCATCCACGAGCGTCGTCTTGCCATGGTCCACGTGCGCGATGATGGCCAGATTCCTGAGATTGGTGCGCTGCTGTGCCATAATGTGCCTTCTTTGATGCGGTTATGGATCGTGCGACCTGTCTGCGTGCATCGCACAGGCAGGCGTGCCCGACAGTAGGCGGCACGAACGCAGGAAACGTATCTTACAGTCGAAAAACTCAGTGTGGGGAGGCGCGAGAAAGGTCAGAGCCCGAAGGGAAACCGGCTGCGGACCTGCTGGGGCCGTTCTAGCAGATGTGGCGCTTCAAGTTGCAACGGCACGAGTCAAACACCTCACGAACTCACAAGAGTGTATCGCAAATGGGCGAATTCGTCAAACAGGTTTCTGCATGGCACGGCATGAGATAGAATAAGAGGTTACGTTGCGTGAATAGCAAGACTTTTCGGTTGCGCCGGAGGCTCGCCAGGCGTACGATGCGCCGGTACTAGTCTGCCGCGTGGCGCAGGCAGGCGCATGAGCGGTTCAGTCGACGCTGAGACACACATGGAGGAGGAAGGATTAAGATGAAGATGACCCGATACGCATCGATGCTTGCAACGGCCACGGGGATGCTCCTTGCCCTGACGGCAGGGCTCGCGCTTGCCGAGACGCCTGAAAAGGCGACGACCCAAGTCAAGCCTGACAGCCAAGGAATTCAGAATGGCTCTACCGTCAAGCTTGAGTACAGACTGTCGGACGAAAAGGGGGCAGTCTTGGATACTAATGAAGGGCAGGAGCCCTTGATCTACACCCAGGGGCAGGGGCAGATCATCCCGGGGTTAGAAAAGGCGCTGAACGGTCTGCGCGTAGGCGATACGAAGCACGTCGTTGTCAAACCCGACGAGGCCTATGGGCCGATCCGTCCCGAAGCATTCGTTGAGATCCCTAAAGAACGCATTCCGGAGAAAATGCAGACAGTCGGGGCTCACCTTGTGGCCCAGACAAAGGACGGGCAGCCCATGCACGCCTTTGTAAAAGAGGTTAAGGAGAAGACGGTCGTCTTAGACACCAATCATCCGTTGGCAGGGAAGGCCCTGACCTTCGACGTCAAGATCGTCGAGGTGGAGGCCCCTCAGGCTAAGTAGTCAGTGGCGGGATACGCTGATTTCGGAGCGCCGTCCCCGTAGTGAGGGGAAGAAAGAGGATAGGGGGAATGAACCCGGGATCACTGGAAGTCTATTGCACGAACGAGAAGTGTAGCGACCACGAAGCGGATACGGGCGGCTCGGCTCCCATCGGCGAGGCGGGGAGGCATCGTCGCATGAACTACATGGGCAAGCGTCGAATTGGCGCCGCTCGAGCCTTTCTCTCGAGCCTCGTCATGTTCCAGTTTGATCCCGGCCTACATTCTCTTCCGCCAGGTAAGTATCACATCTTTCAGTGCTCCGCGTGCAACCGCGAGCGCATCTACCGTGAGCAGGGCGACCAGCTCACGGAGGTGTGAACGTGGGTTTCTTCACTCAAGGTAGATGAGGCCCTGGCGGTCGATTTCGAGCAAATGCGTGCGGTTCTCGATTCCGAACTCGCGCCGCCAGCGCTCTCCCATACGTCGGCCGATCTCCTCACCATCCCCGCTGATCAGTGCCAGCAGCGAGGAGCCCGCGCCGCTCAGGCAGGTGGCTAGCGCCCCGGCCCGCCGCCCCTCCTCCAGAATCGCCTCCATCCCTGGGAGCAATGCGGCCCGGTACGGTTGGTGGAGGCGGTCTTCAGTTCCCGGTGCGAGCAGTTCGGGACGATCGGTGGCGAGGCCCGTGAGCAAGAGAGCTAAACGGGTTAGGTTAAAGACGGCATCGGCAAACAGGACCTGCTTGGGAAGCACCTCCCGCGCGCGCTTAGTGGCGAGTTGGAGGTCCGGGATCACGACCACCGCCTTCAGGTGAGTGGGGACTGGGACCTTAGCGGCGACGACGCGACCCGCGACGATGGCGGAAACCGTGAGGCCTCCCATCAAGGCCGGCGTCACATTGTCAGGGTGCCCTTCGAAGGGGAGCGCTCTGGCGAGGAGTTCATCCGTCGAGAGTTCGACGCGGGCCAGACGACAGGCGGCGGCGATCCCGGCGAGACAGGCCGCGGCACTGCTGCCAAGGCCGCGTCCCAACGGGATTCGATTAATCTGGTGCACCCATAGCCCAGACGACTGAAAGCCCAAGTCTCGCAGCGTCTCCTGCGCTGCTCGAACCGCAAGGTTCCGCTCGCCCGCCTGCTCCAACTCGGCCTTCCCCTCACCCTCGACCTGAAGGCTCAGCCCCTCAGCCTCGTCGCTGAGCTCCACCTCGTTGTACAGGCTCAGCGCCATCCCCAGTGTATCAAACCCCGGTCCAAGGTTCGCCGTTGAGGCCGGCACCCGCACTCTTACCCGTCGCATCGATCACTCCCCCCCTATGACTTCCACATCCCGCATCGGCTGTCCCCACCATATACCGTACTTTGCCAATCCCCGCAAGGAGTAGTTGGCGGGCAAATCTCCTTGACTCTCGCAAGGTTTGACGCTATAAGACGACAGGCCTTTTGGAGGCAAGGAGAGCGGTATGTTACAAGGTC
Proteins encoded:
- the typA gene encoding translational GTPase TypA is translated as MAQQRTNLRNLAIIAHVDHGKTTLVDAMLKQSRIFRDNQVMVERVMDSNPLERERGITILAKNTAVTYGGVKINIVDTPGHADFGGEVERVLNMVDGVLLLVDAVEGPMPQTRFVLRKALELHHKVVVVVNKIDRANARVDYATNATFDLFIDLGATEAQTDFPIVYTDGLRGQAGHTPTSLAPDLQPLFETILNSLPPPVVEPDGPTQMLVNLLAYDDYKGRIAIGRLSAGRLRRAQEVIRIAKDGTYYPGKIAQVFVHQGLDRVEVEEAEAGEIVAVTGLGEIGIGETIADKDNPLALPPLLVDEPTVQMTFSVNTSPFAGREGRWSSSRSLRERLFKELEHNVSLRVHDTESPDSFLVAGRGELHLVVLIETMRREGYELQVSRPEVIFQTDPQSGERLEPFERVSIEVPEEQAGLVMEMLGVRRGRLMDMRTGEQGFVHYEFTVPTRGLLGFRQAFLTATRGTGLLNSLFHAYEPMVGEIRARDRGSLVAWEAGVATAYGLASAEGSGLLFIGPGTEAYEGMIVGEAAKERDLEVNVAKRKHLTNMRSSTSDIAVRLSPPRQMSLDNCVEYLAEDELLEVTPKSLRLRKKVLDRQERKRVRVVRR
- a CDS encoding peptidylprolyl isomerase; translated protein: MKMTRYASMLATATGMLLALTAGLALAETPEKATTQVKPDSQGIQNGSTVKLEYRLSDEKGAVLDTNEGQEPLIYTQGQGQIIPGLEKALNGLRVGDTKHVVVKPDEAYGPIRPEAFVEIPKERIPEKMQTVGAHLVAQTKDGQPMHAFVKEVKEKTVVLDTNHPLAGKALTFDVKIVEVEAPQAK
- the thrB gene encoding homoserine kinase, translated to MRRVRVRVPASTANLGPGFDTLGMALSLYNEVELSDEAEGLSLQVEGEGKAELEQAGERNLAVRAAQETLRDLGFQSSGLWVHQINRIPLGRGLGSSAAACLAGIAAACRLARVELSTDELLARALPFEGHPDNVTPALMGGLTVSAIVAGRVVAAKVPVPTHLKAVVVIPDLQLATKRAREVLPKQVLFADAVFNLTRLALLLTGLATDRPELLAPGTEDRLHQPYRAALLPGMEAILEEGRRAGALATCLSGAGSSLLALISGDGEEIGRRMGERWRREFGIENRTHLLEIDRQGLIYLE